ACTTTTTCTAGGTTCATATGTTATAATGTTGATATTTAATTGAACGGGGGCAGTCGCATGGGAAATGGGATCATTCACTATGGAATTGGTGAAGTTGTAGATATATATATGTATATAAAAACGAGTACAAAGGCGGTTGCAAGTAATGGAAAGCCGTTTTTAACATTGATTTTATGTGATAAAACAGGAGAGATTGAGGCAAAGTTATGGGATGTTTCCGAGGCTGATGAAAAAACGTACTGTGCTGAAGCAACGGTGAAAGTTCAAGGGGAGGTCCAGAATTATCGAGGCCGAAGCCAATTGAAAATCCGCAATTTAAGAGTCACGTCGGATGCTGATGGCATAACGAAGGCCGATTTGATTCAAACGGCACCTTTAAGTCAGGAAGAAATGATGGAAACGATCACTCAGTTCATTTTTGAAATGAGGAATCCGAATATCCAAAGAGTCACTAGACACCTTATTAAGAAGTATCAGAATGAATTCCTGACGTTTCCCGCAGCGACTAAAAACCATCATGAGTATATGTCTGGTCTCGCTTATCATGTCGTATCGATGCTAGGTTTGGCCAAAGCCATATCAACCCTTTACCCTTCGCTCGATCGCGACCTTTTGTATGCAGGAGTGATACTGCATGACCTTGGAAAGGTACATGAGCTATCCGGGCCTGTGTCGACCGTTTACACGGTGGAAGGGAACTTATTAGGT
This genomic stretch from Peribacillus muralis harbors:
- the yhaM gene encoding 3'-5' exoribonuclease YhaM — translated: MGNGIIHYGIGEVVDIYMYIKTSTKAVASNGKPFLTLILCDKTGEIEAKLWDVSEADEKTYCAEATVKVQGEVQNYRGRSQLKIRNLRVTSDADGITKADLIQTAPLSQEEMMETITQFIFEMRNPNIQRVTRHLIKKYQNEFLTFPAATKNHHEYMSGLAYHVVSMLGLAKAISTLYPSLDRDLLYAGVILHDLGKVHELSGPVSTVYTVEGNLLGHITIMVNEVGKAAEELGIEAEEIMILKHLILSHHGKAEWGSPKPPMVREAEVLHYIDNMDAKINMMDRALEKVKPGEFTERVFALDNRSFYKPTF